The Camelina sativa cultivar DH55 chromosome 18, Cs, whole genome shotgun sequence DNA window ATCCTTCATGGCAAGAAAGCTCACCTGCGGTTCGTAATCGGGTCCAAGTAAGACATTAGAAGATTTGATATCGCGGTGAATGATCCGGTGGTTGCAGCGTTTGTGAAGATAATGAAGCCCTCGAGCAACTCCAACCGCTACTTTGTACCGTATAGGCCAATCTAGGGATCCGCTTTCCTTCTCTGTTTTGATATATTGGCAGtataaattacaaaaccaaTCTAATGTTTAAAATAGTGTTTTGAGAAAGTAATCTGAAGTTATAATTTACCGTGCAATGCAGAGTACAAGGTTCCATTCTCGGAGAACCTGAAGACAAGATAGAGACCTCTCTCAACACAACAACCTAAGAGAAGAGCAGTGTTGGGATGAGATACATGACTGATGATGCCGAGTTCTGTAAGAAACTCTTTCTCCTTGTTCATGTCACCACTCTCCTTTGTTAATCTCTTCACTGCTATTCTTCTTCCATCCCATAAATCTCCTCTGTACACTTCAGAGTACCCACCTATGCCTACTATGTTCTCTGCAATTTAACTTTAAAACTTAGATTAAACTATTCAATATTGGCGTCTTGGgttaatccaaatttttttaatattcaccttgatgaaaattatttgtGGCTTTAGAGATCTCGTTGTAAGTGAAGCATTGCATTAGAGGTTGAGGCTTAGGGTTGCTCTTAGTCTCGCTTCCTCTCAATATTCTCAGAGGAGATTTCATGATAAGAGAAGATATGAATCTGTAGGGTGACAttggtttatgttttggtttctctgaAGGCGAAGTGAAGCTAGAAGAGACCATTGAACCGTTGAAACTTGAAGCATCATCGCCTGAAGAGCTAAGCGAATCTCTTGATAAAGCGTTTAGTACACTGCGTGGTGAATACTTCTCACTCTTTATATCGTAAGAAAAAAATACGTATTTGTTAGTTGAATTCTCTAAATGTTAGAaccaaactaaaaatattaatatgatcTAGCTAACCTCGAGAAATCGCAGATTCGGAGTAACAGTCTTTATGCGGTTTTCTTTGATTTCCGACTAAGATAACAGAGCAACTTGATAAAGCAAAGTCGGAAACATATCTTGTGATGTCATTCCATATCCTTAAAATGATTGGAAAACACAAACGAGTTTTATTACATGGGTTAGGAATTCGATTATGGATTTTGTAAACCGGATCGGGTAATTTCCGGTTTATACCTGAATTCGTGAGGGGTTGGTCGGGAAAGGACAAGATAGTGCGCAGAAATAGACTTGACTTCATCTACAAGTCCTCTTCCGATGTTTGAGCTAAACCCTACCTTGGCTTCCAAATTCACCTAGTCAATGTGGTTATTGTAACTTTTCAGGAATTTATTGCCAATATTATAATAACAGTATAAATATGGGGCGTTTTCCTCTGCTTCGACGCATACAGTCCAGACTCCAGAGAATTCGTGCATGTGGCATCGGTTTCTAATTGGTTTCTAATTGAAGAACTCTACAATTTCCGGTTTATTCCGGTTTTAAAATAATCTTGCGTCAGTTTTTTTCCAAGAAAGTATAGTAGTAGTACCTGGTTTTGGCAGCAAGTGTAAGCAAACTCCGCAAGCATGGAGATAACATGAGCTTTGGCACGCCGAATCtgagttctcttcttcttcttcatcggcAACTTTCTCGGCTCTTCACCAGCTACATGCAGCAACAATTATAGTTTCTCAATTAGTCAAATGATCAATTGccgaagagagaaaaaaaaacagagaaatttaGGTTTAGAGATTaaccaagaagatgaagagcaaCAATGGTGTCATTCGGTTTAGCAAGAACATTGATGGCCCAAGATAGAACATTTTGGCTCTCGTCACGGTCCAAAGAGATCGCCACAAGGATCTTGTTGCTACTACCTTCTTCTGTAAGAGATATCATTTGTATTGATCCtttattagttttttgtttcactCTAATCAAGGTCGGAAATTTTGAGAACACAATGATTCTATacacttgaagaagaagataagtgtttttgtttttgttctttttaagtgatgagtaagaagaagagagacgttTCGAGACTAATAAAGAGTGCAGAAAAGGGATGATCATTGCATGAGATAATCATTAGCTATGTGTATGAGTCTTGACGAAGAAGCATAAACCACAATACGCTCAATGGCATTATACTCGAGttatctttatattattttttaatattagtcAAGAATCGCAGGTTAAAATTAAGATTTAAAGATCAATTTGGAGTTAAGTATTTATGCTATACTTGTCTTTAGTTCTGAGTTCAAATTTTAAGCTCATGAATGTGTTTGTTATGATAATGAtcagttgttatttttttgctaaTAAGTCAAGATATTGAAAGATGTATGAAAACATAAGAACGGTTAACTAATTTGATACAATTCTTAATAGTTAGAACAATCAACAAAtgttcatttttaataatatactGTATTTTGTTTGAGTTAGTCACTGAGCTTATGAATTTTTGCTCATTATTAGCAATAACTAAATCTAGGTAGTTCGTTGAGTATCAATAAGACATACGCACGCCGAAACTGTTGTTGGAGATCAAATGCTAATCAAAAGCTAAACAAACACATGCATTAAAagcattatatataaaactaattagaAGAATATAATAATTACTGGAGACAATGATGAGATTTTAAGTGAATGTGTGGTTGGGTGATTTCTGGTCTAAGCAAAGGCCACAGGGACAAAAGGatgtgttcttgttgttgtggtcTCATCTCATGTCCTTGATTTTGTCTTCCTCACAAAGCCATTGTTCTCTTTGGCCTCTACNNNNNNNNNNNNNNNNNNNNNNNNNNNNNNNNNNNNNNNNNNNNNNNNNNNNNNNNNNNNNNNNNNNNNNNNNNNNNNNNNNNNNNNNNNNNNNNNNNNNNNNNNNNNNNNNNNNNNNNNNNNNNNNNNNNNNNNNNNNNNNNNNNNNNNNNNNNNNNNNNNNNNNNNNNNNNNNNNNNNNNNNNNNNNNNNNNNNNNNNNNNNNNNNNNNNNNNNNNNNNNNNNNNNNNNNNNNNNNNNNNNNNNNNNNNNNNNNNNNNNNNNNNNNNNNNNNNNNNNNNNNNNNNNNNNNNNNNNNNNNNNNNNNNNNNNNNNNNNNNNNNNNNNNNNNNNNNNNNNNNNNNNNNNNNNNNNNNNNNNNNNNNNNNNNNNNNNNNNNNNNNNNNNNNNNNNNNNNNNNNNNNNNNNNNNNNNNNNNNNNNNNNNNNNNNNNNNNNNNNNNNNGTATCTACTTATCTTAtttatcaatcatatataaaatgattaagatGTTAGTTTAGGATCAATCATTTCAAACATAAGTAGcagaaaaataatatgaaatgaaaaattgttttcaaagGGTTGGTAGAAGGGAGTGTGAGCCATGAATGGCTATCCAAAAGAgggaacatatatatttaactttttacaATGAATAAGACTTTGAGAAGACATTAAGtacacaatattttttaaatatgttatacTATAGAATAACAAAAGTAATTAGAGGTTAATAATACATTTGGACCAAAAAAGGTGCTATCAACAAACAAGACGTTGAATCATATAATTACATGTGCAATTATGCACccaatacttggctttgtttgTCTTATACTACACAACACTAACCTCCGTACACATCACACACGTGCAATTGATATCTCAAACTTGGGGATATCTTAATTAAGCCAGCAatgaaaattgatttttaaatgttgttaaacaaaaaaaattgatttttaaaacggtttaagacatttatttttattttttaaaccataTATTCTCTTACATTACAAAAATTCCCCTgtataaacattttatattttcttatcatcatcatctagttTTTTAGAAACTACAAGGACGAAATGAACACTcccttaaaacaaatattttaagtatCAGATCATTGAGGTAACTACAGGAGAGATCAAGCATAAATTAGGAATAAGTAAAGAAGGAGGGGAAGGAGTCTACCTGGGCTTACCAGAAGCTTTTAAAGGCTCCAAATTCACCATCCTAAGCTATTTGAGGGAAAGGTTGAATCAACGAGTAAATGGGTGGCAAACAAAGTTTCTATCCCATGGGGGAAAAGAAGTCCTTTTAAAAGCAGTGGTTATGGCTCTACCAACTTATACGATGACGTGTTTTAAACTTCTAGTAACTGTGTGTCATCAACTTGTCTCGGTCATGGCAgatttttggtggaaaaataagaaagattCCAGACGAATGCATTGGCGAGCATGGGAAAAGCTGACCAGGCCAAAAGCAGAGGGGGGGATAGGGTTTAGGGACATAGAGGCTTTTAATGATGCCCTGTTAGGAAAACAACTATTGCGGATTATAACCCAGAAGAACTCTCTTGTGGCAAGAGTTTTCAAAAGTCGTTATTTTAGAAAATCAGACCCTCTGACTGCTCCTCTGGGATATCGACCTTCGTATGCTTGGAGAAGTCTCCAGGCAGCCCAAGAGCTGTTGAGGCAGGGAGCTAGGGCTGTAGTGGGGAATGGCAAGGAAATAAATATCTGGCAACATCAATGGATCCAATCCAAACCGGCGAGAGGAATATCAAGAGTAAAGCAAATCCCACCTGAGTATCAAAGTTCTGTCGCCAAATTAGTTACTGTGAAAGATCTCCTCATTCCTGATGGGAGAGAGTGGAATAGGGATCTCCTATCCTTAGTTTTTGAGGATGAAGATAATCAATGTATTGAGGAAAGCAGACCAGGAGGATTTCAGACAATGGATGGATATACTTGGGATTATACAAAGTCAGGACTATATAGTGTAAAATCTGGATATTGGGTTGTCCTAAAGGTGATAAGGCAGAGAGGGCGAGCCCAAGTAGTGGACCAGCCAAGCCTTAACGCTCTCTATCAACAGATATGGAAGCTGGAGGCACCACCAAAGATTCATCATTTCGTCTGGAAGTGTTTAAGCAATTGTCTCTCTGTGAATGGGAATCTGGCTTATCGCCATATTTCTAAGGAAGCTTCATGCCTCAGATTCCCTAACTGTATAGAAACAGTGAACCACCTGTTTTTCCAATGCCCCTATGCTAGAGTGGTGTGGGCGGTATCCTCTGTCCCAGCCCCTCAGGGGGGCGAATGGTCTGATTCTCTCTATGCGAATATGGATTGGGTTTTAAATTATCAGAAGGAACAGAGGAGTCAGACTCCGCAACCGACTGTATCTCAATGGGTGTTGTGGAGATTATGGAAAAGTAGGAATGAGTTGTGCTTTAAAGGGAAAAACATTGGGGTGGAAAGACTGATCAAGCTAGTAGAGGAGGATGCTGAGGAGTGGAGAAGTAGAGAAGAGATCACGGGTAGATCAAGGCCTAACCCTACGGCTTTATCACTGGTAGTTCAATGGAGATCACCACCGTTAGAGTGGGTCAAATGTAATATGGATGGAGCTTGGCCTAGGGAAGGTGATCGGAGTGGTGTTGGTTGGGTCCTAAGGGATCATCAATGGTCGGTGTTATGGATGGGAGCTAGAGCAATACCAAGAACACGGAGTGTTTTGGAAGTTGAGACTGAAGCCCTCCGGTGGGCGATGGTATCGGTTGCGCGGTTCCAGTATAAGAAGGTGATCTTTGAATCAGACTCCCAAGACCTTATTTCAGCGATTAATGGCGATGAAAGGAGACCCCAAATAGCACCATTATTAGAAGATATAAAGTGCCTATGCCGCCAGTTTGAGGAAGTAGCTTTCAAGTTTACAAAACGAGGAAGGAATGTGGTTGCAGACAGGATAGCTCAGGAAACTACCTCTTTTCAGAGGAATGAGATCCGATTTTATTCTAATGAACCGCTTTGGCTAGAGTCTCTAGTGGCAACAGATCTTGTATTAAATAACGTTGGTGAATAATAAAGTtgttgttgagaaaaaaaaaaaaaaaagtatcaggTCATGGTTGTTCGATAGTTGCAATACTGAAAATTGAAAGACCAAGGTTCAAGTTCACCCACTATATTTATAGCCATGATTAGCCACTAAAAATAGGAGTTCCTGATTCtatcacaagttttgaagaatagtctgagttttgtttgtttggctcACGGTTCtctattataaattattgtaaagaaaaaaaacatatttcattCTAGTTTAATCAACTGTTCGATCAAAATGTTGGCCCAAAATTATGTGTGAGAGAACACAAAGTGAATATAACTACAAAGTCTACAATGGGctcaaataaaaccaaaatactAGCCAGCATTTTTTTCCAACCCAATAACCAattggttttgaacttttgatggTTCAAAAACATTTTAAGTAACATCTAACACCTAGCTCAAACATGTTTCGTATCCTCGTTTTGAGCCGGATACTCGCCGACAgctttattaaattatagaagTGATAAAATAAAACTCTGTATTGTTTTTAGTTGATAGTTAAACTACGTATCTTCAtgcaacaaaaaattatatagccTCTATTTTGacgttgtcaaaaaaaaaaaaaaaaaaactctatctTGGCAAGAATTTGACGGCTATTCATAGATCATTCACAATTATAGTTGGTAATCCATTTTAACAAGTGACTTGAAAATGCAGATGATTGTATATTTTAAGAATGCATTGCTGTAGAGGTATAGAAGTTAGCAACCTAGCTAGGGAAAGAAGATAAGACggaaacggaaaaaaaaaaaaaagaagcaaacctaGTGTGGTTAAAAGTCATTTTCGAAACTTGTACTATAAATATTCCTTTCACAAATTACTGTATGCTATAAAATGAAATTGAATAATTAAGACAATAGGGTCATTAGATTGAAGTTAATCAACTGCTTCACCTCGCCGCATCAACTTGTTAAGACTTAAGACAGACACTTAAATCAGACTTTCTTCTGCACGTGCCTTCACA harbors:
- the LOC104761853 gene encoding probable receptor-like serine/threonine-protein kinase At5g57670, whose product is MISLTEEGSSNKILVAISLDRDESQNVLSWAINVLAKPNDTIVALHLLAGEEPRKLPMKKKKRTQIRRAKAHVISMLAEFAYTCCQNQVNLEAKVGFSSNIGRGLVDEVKSISAHYLVLSRPTPHEFRIWNDITRYVSDFALSSCSVILVGNQRKPHKDCYSESAISYDIKSEKYSPRSVLNALSRDSLSSSGDDASSFNGSMVSSSFTSPSEKPKHKPMSPYRFISSLIMKSPLRILRGSETKSNPKPQPLMQCFTYNEISKATNNFHQENIVGIGGYSEVYRGDLWDGRRIAVKRLTKESGDMNKEKEFLTELGIISHVSHPNTALLLGCCVERGLYLVFRFSENGTLYSALHEKESGSLDWPIRYKVAVGVARGLHYLHKRCNHRIIHRDIKSSNVLLGPDYEPQITDFGLARWLPNKWTHHAVIPVEGTFGYLAPESLMQGTVDEKTDIYAFGILLLEIITGRRPVNPSQKHILLWAKPALETGNTRDLVDPKLQDKYDDQQMNRLVLTASHCVQQSPMLRPTMTQVLELLTNGNEAEIAKSWRMPKDMTNVDDDNDEWDEYSMIFGYDLPLDSSF